Proteins encoded together in one Nostoc sp. PCC 7524 window:
- a CDS encoding ATP-binding protein, whose product MGNTLNLSRFYKACNPSYTLNMSVMLDRQYYIDFADVRGCKIVEELQRTISRISPDEPTCQLFTGHIGCGKSTELQRLKAELEVAGFHVVYFESSQDLDMADIDISDILLSVARQVSVSLEAIGVKQKPGYFSTLFKEIGDFLQTPIELSGEAEFSLGIAKITAKTKDSTQLRNQLRQYLEPRTNSILQAINEEILEKAIEQLKLRGQKGLVVIVDNLDRVDMRPMASGRTQPEYLFIDRGEQLRRLKCHLVYTIPLALIFSNEYETLKNRLGGGIAPKVLPMVLVRQRDGSDYEPGMSLLRQLVLARAFPEVPCNEREQFITELFDHPDTLDRLCRVSGGHIRNLLGLLYSCLQRQDPPFSRDCLEAVIKDYRDDLLLAIDECQWELLFEVVQQQSVKGESDYQSLLRSMYLFEYRDPRGRWFGISPALAETEKVIAWRQHQ is encoded by the coding sequence ATGGGCAATACATTAAACTTGTCACGCTTTTACAAAGCTTGTAACCCTAGCTATACGCTAAATATGAGTGTGATGCTAGATCGGCAGTATTATATAGATTTTGCTGATGTACGTGGATGCAAAATTGTCGAAGAATTACAACGTACTATCAGTCGTATTTCTCCTGATGAGCCTACCTGCCAATTATTTACAGGTCATATTGGCTGTGGTAAATCAACAGAGTTGCAGCGCCTCAAAGCCGAGTTAGAAGTAGCGGGGTTTCATGTAGTCTATTTTGAGTCCAGTCAAGACCTGGATATGGCAGATATTGATATTAGTGATATTTTGTTGAGTGTCGCTCGTCAAGTTAGTGTGAGTTTGGAAGCGATCGGTGTCAAACAGAAACCTGGTTACTTTAGCACTTTGTTTAAAGAAATCGGCGATTTCTTGCAAACACCGATAGAACTTTCGGGAGAAGCAGAGTTTTCCTTGGGTATTGCCAAAATTACGGCTAAAACTAAAGATAGCACTCAGTTACGCAATCAACTTAGGCAGTATTTAGAACCTCGCACCAACAGCATTCTACAAGCAATTAATGAAGAGATATTAGAAAAAGCTATTGAGCAGCTAAAGTTGCGGGGTCAAAAAGGATTAGTAGTCATCGTAGATAACTTAGACCGAGTTGATATGCGTCCTATGGCATCTGGACGGACGCAACCAGAATATCTATTCATTGATAGAGGTGAACAGTTACGTAGACTCAAATGCCATTTGGTTTACACAATTCCCCTGGCGTTAATTTTTTCCAATGAGTACGAAACACTGAAAAACCGTTTGGGAGGCGGTATTGCTCCCAAAGTATTGCCAATGGTGCTAGTGCGCCAAAGAGATGGTAGTGACTACGAACCTGGAATGTCTTTACTGCGTCAGTTAGTGCTAGCAAGAGCTTTTCCAGAAGTTCCCTGTAATGAAAGGGAGCAATTTATTACAGAATTATTTGATCACCCAGACACCCTAGACCGTTTATGCCGTGTTAGTGGTGGACATATACGTAATTTATTAGGTTTACTGTACAGCTGCCTCCAACGACAAGATCCGCCATTTTCCAGAGATTGTTTAGAAGCTGTCATTAAAGATTATCGTGATGATTTGCTATTAGCTATTGATGAATGTCAGTGGGAATTATTATTTGAAGTTGTACAGCAACAAAGTGTTAAAGGCGAGTCTGATTATCAGAGCTTACTCAGAAGTATGTATTTGTTTGAATACCGAGATCCTCGTGGACGCTGGTTTGGCATTAGTCCAGCTTTGGCAGAAACTGAAAAAGTTATTGCATGGCGACAACATCAGTAA
- a CDS encoding cell division protein FtsQ/DivIB, giving the protein MPGIVYISRKELAQRRQKLRRQRQMKILQAIWRTVAITGLAGGLLWVTIQPIWILKTPKQISITSGNQSLSQEAVQSLLVLSYPQSLWRIQPAAIAESLKKQPAIVQATVSRRLFPPGLMIEIQERVPVAIAQRTRSQGNNTNKTEISTGLLDAQGVWMPLEKYTMINPEVKLPSLKVIGVPEQYRQYWSTLYSSISRSSVKITEIDYQDPTNLKLKTELGIVYLGALSPHLPQQISVLAKLRHLPTKINPTQINYIDLKNPDSPLVHINQTKEMVNSQTPSQN; this is encoded by the coding sequence ATGCCTGGTATAGTATATATTTCTCGTAAGGAGTTAGCTCAACGTCGCCAAAAGTTACGCCGACAGCGCCAAATGAAAATTTTGCAAGCTATTTGGCGAACTGTGGCAATTACTGGACTGGCGGGTGGTTTATTGTGGGTGACAATCCAGCCAATTTGGATACTCAAAACGCCTAAACAAATATCAATCACATCAGGCAATCAATCATTGTCACAAGAGGCAGTGCAGTCACTATTGGTGCTGTCATATCCGCAATCTTTATGGCGAATTCAACCAGCAGCTATCGCCGAATCCTTGAAAAAACAGCCAGCTATTGTACAAGCAACTGTTAGCCGTCGGCTTTTTCCTCCAGGTTTAATGATTGAGATCCAAGAAAGAGTACCTGTAGCAATAGCTCAAAGGACTCGATCCCAAGGCAATAACACTAACAAGACAGAAATATCTACAGGCTTATTAGATGCCCAAGGGGTTTGGATGCCTTTAGAAAAATACACAATGATTAACCCCGAAGTTAAATTACCCAGCCTGAAAGTGATCGGTGTTCCCGAACAATATCGTCAATACTGGAGTACACTGTATTCCTCTATTAGCCGAAGTTCTGTAAAAATTACAGAAATCGATTACCAAGATCCAACTAACTTAAAGCTGAAAACGGAACTAGGAATTGTCTATCTTGGCGCTCTAAGTCCCCATTTACCTCAACAAATCAGTGTACTGGCAAAACTACGCCACTTACCAACCAAAATCAATCCTACACAAATCAATTACATCGACTTGAAAAATCCTGATTCTCCATTAGTACATATAAACCAAACAAAGGAAATGGTTAACTCTCAAACTCCTTCACAAAATTAA